One genomic region from Arthrobacter pigmenti encodes:
- a CDS encoding pyridoxine/pyridoxamine 5'-phosphate oxidase gives MKARDLLRGLPVFPDELTPFDPSHAPDSPIDLFTQWLSSAVDDGVPAPHAVTVSTVDEDGHPDARVVILKDLDERGFSFATSSESPKGRHLQGTPFAALSFFWQPVGRQVRVRGPVTPGSAEENDADFRRRHPTARALVLAGRQSDVVGGGVDAAVERELDGIEDKGSATWTVYTVAPDSVEFWQADHERRHTRLRYIRSGEGWRREILWP, from the coding sequence ATGAAAGCCCGAGACCTGCTGCGCGGACTGCCCGTTTTCCCGGACGAACTGACGCCGTTCGATCCTTCGCACGCACCGGACTCTCCGATTGACCTGTTCACGCAGTGGCTTTCCTCAGCGGTCGACGACGGCGTCCCGGCACCTCACGCCGTCACCGTTTCCACCGTCGATGAGGACGGCCACCCGGACGCACGCGTGGTCATCCTGAAGGACCTCGACGAGCGCGGATTCTCCTTCGCCACCAGCAGCGAAAGCCCGAAGGGCCGCCACCTGCAGGGCACGCCGTTTGCCGCCCTGAGTTTCTTCTGGCAGCCGGTTGGCAGGCAGGTTCGCGTCCGCGGTCCTGTGACACCCGGAAGTGCCGAGGAGAACGACGCCGACTTCCGCCGTCGTCATCCCACCGCACGTGCCCTGGTGCTTGCCGGGCGGCAAAGCGACGTGGTCGGCGGAGGTGTGGATGCCGCCGTCGAGCGGGAACTGGACGGGATCGAGGACAAGGGTTCCGCGACGTGGACGGTTTACACCGTGGCGCCGGACAGTGTCGAGTTCTGGCAGGCCGATCATGAGCGCCGCCACACCCGGCTGCGCTACATCCGCAGCGGGGAGGGCTGGCGGCGGGAGATCCTCTGGCCGTGA
- a CDS encoding aldo/keto reductase: MTDAAAPTIDLPGGASIPALGLGTWPLDDDEAATAVEQAVAAGYRLFDTAENYGNEAGVGEGIRRSGIERDQVFITTKFNKKWHSVDGVRRAFEQSAAKLGVDYIDLLLVHWPNPDQDRYLDAVKGLVSLREEGLLKAIGVSNFKPHHLQRLLDDGLVPDVNQVQLDPRHTRADSREFHAQHGIVTESWSPLGKGGNLLQDPAVDLLADKYGMTPAQIVLRWHLQLGLVAIPKSANPLRIKQNINLFGFELTQDEVDSLSALDTGDDDITDSDSFGH, translated from the coding sequence ATGACTGACGCAGCGGCACCCACCATCGACCTCCCGGGCGGTGCGTCCATCCCGGCCCTCGGCCTCGGCACCTGGCCGCTCGACGACGACGAGGCAGCAACCGCCGTCGAGCAGGCCGTCGCAGCCGGGTACCGGTTGTTCGATACGGCCGAGAACTACGGCAACGAGGCCGGTGTGGGCGAGGGGATCAGGCGCTCGGGGATCGAGCGCGACCAGGTCTTCATCACCACCAAGTTCAACAAAAAGTGGCACAGCGTCGACGGCGTCCGGCGGGCCTTCGAGCAGAGTGCGGCGAAGCTTGGCGTCGACTACATTGACTTGCTGCTGGTCCACTGGCCCAACCCGGATCAGGACCGTTACCTTGACGCCGTCAAGGGCCTCGTCTCGCTGCGTGAGGAAGGGCTGTTGAAGGCGATTGGCGTGTCGAACTTCAAGCCGCACCACCTGCAGCGGCTGCTCGACGACGGCCTGGTCCCCGACGTGAACCAGGTCCAGCTCGACCCGCGCCACACACGCGCCGACTCACGTGAGTTCCATGCGCAGCACGGCATTGTGACGGAATCGTGGAGCCCGCTGGGCAAGGGCGGCAATCTGCTGCAGGACCCGGCCGTTGACCTGCTGGCCGACAAGTACGGGATGACCCCGGCGCAGATCGTGCTGCGCTGGCATCTGCAGTTGGGGTTGGTGGCCATCCCGAAGTCCGCGAACCCGCTACGCATCAAGCAGAACATCAACCTGTTCGGGTTCGAGCTCACCCAGGACGAGGTGGACTCGCTCTCGGCGCTGGACACCGGCGACGACGACATCACCGACTCCGACTCATTCGGGCACTGA
- a CDS encoding DNA polymerase IV → MLHVDLDQFIAAVEVLRRPELAGKPIIVGGRGDPTERAVVSTASYEARAFGVGSGMPLRIAARKVPEAVILPVDHETYLAASEAVMSVLRSQPGATVQVLGWDEAFVGVEAADPEAYARQLQDAVLEATRLHCSVGIGDTLVRAKVATTFGKPAGLFRLTEGNWLEVMGSRPTIELWGVGTKVSRRLAGLGINTVSELAAANPDDLVPEFGPKMGPWYAQLGCGDGERTVDDTPWVARGHSRETTYQKDLIEPEQISDAVTELVARVLEDVAAEERPVISLTLKVRYAPFFTKTYARKIAETFDRAEVLARALDLVAKIEPGRPIRLLGLRAEMPMPEDSRQGHTPTRSGW, encoded by the coding sequence GTGCTGCATGTGGATCTCGACCAGTTCATCGCTGCCGTCGAAGTGCTGCGGCGGCCCGAGCTCGCGGGCAAGCCGATCATCGTCGGGGGCCGCGGTGATCCTACCGAGCGTGCGGTGGTCTCGACGGCGTCGTACGAGGCCCGGGCATTCGGTGTGGGCTCCGGGATGCCGTTGCGGATCGCTGCCCGGAAGGTTCCCGAAGCCGTGATTCTGCCTGTCGACCATGAGACCTACCTCGCCGCATCAGAGGCTGTGATGTCGGTATTGCGTTCGCAGCCGGGGGCCACTGTTCAGGTGCTGGGCTGGGATGAAGCGTTTGTCGGCGTGGAAGCCGCGGATCCGGAGGCCTACGCCAGGCAGCTGCAGGATGCTGTGCTCGAGGCTACGCGGTTGCACTGCAGCGTCGGCATCGGGGACACGCTGGTCCGGGCCAAGGTTGCGACGACGTTCGGCAAGCCCGCCGGGCTCTTCCGCCTTACGGAAGGCAACTGGCTTGAGGTCATGGGCAGCAGGCCGACCATCGAGCTGTGGGGCGTGGGTACCAAAGTCTCCCGTCGCCTGGCCGGACTGGGCATTAATACGGTTTCAGAGCTGGCCGCGGCCAACCCGGATGACCTGGTGCCGGAGTTCGGCCCGAAAATGGGGCCGTGGTACGCGCAGCTGGGCTGCGGCGACGGCGAACGAACCGTCGATGACACCCCGTGGGTTGCCCGCGGCCACAGCCGGGAGACCACCTATCAAAAGGATCTGATCGAACCCGAGCAGATTTCCGACGCCGTCACCGAGTTGGTTGCCCGTGTCCTTGAGGACGTCGCTGCCGAGGAGCGCCCGGTAATCTCGCTGACGCTGAAGGTCCGGTACGCGCCCTTCTTCACGAAGACGTATGCCAGGAAGATCGCTGAGACGTTCGACCGGGCCGAGGTGCTGGCCCGTGCCCTCGATCTCGTGGCGAAGATCGAGCCCGGCCGCCCGATCCGACTCCTCGGGCTGCGTGCTGAAATGCCGATGCCGGAGGACTCCCGGCAGGGCCACACTCCAACGCGCAGCGGCTGGTGA